TAAAGTAATCATCGATAGAGCAGGGCGATCTTTCACAGAACCTGCGGGGTTATTACCCTCTAATTTAACTAAAATAGTATTACTGGTATTACCTGCTAGCCGTTGTAATCTTACTAAAGGCGTGTTGCCAATTACATCAGCAATAGTTGGGTAATGTGTATTCATGGTTAATGACTCTCTACAAATCAGTAATTTTGATAACTGGGGCACATCATACACATAAAAACAAAAAAGCTGGATAGTTATTACAGCGTTTAACCTGTTTTTTGTTTATATAGATATGTAGGAAAATTATAAAAATATTCTACTTATTAATTATTTGATGTGAAATAAATCACAAAAATGATACATGCTCTTGATTTTTTCTTTTTAAAGATGATTTTTTTGTCATTAAGTCTGTGCTGAGAAAATCTAATTTTTAGAATAAAAATAAGTAGAATCAGAAAGATAAAAATACACTAAAAATAGGTTATTTTGTCGAGTGAAAAGTATTGTCTGATAAGTATTTTTTTTGGTAAAAACTAACAAAACATGTCAATTGACACCAGTGTTTATAAGGGCTTTAATAGAATCAGAAATAAATATAATACTTACAGCCCTTTTATTATAGGTGTTTTTCTAAGTAGGTAAATGCTACTTAAGTTGAGTGAGTGATATTTTATTGAGTTTACTTTTTATGTATTTAAGGGATAGGAGGAAAAAGGGTGATTATGAAGTACTCAAAAGCAGTTTTATATTCTCACATGTGTTTTACACTTGGCTTTGGCAGTTCAGCGGTTCTGGCGGATAGTGCTAGTTGTACATATAATGTTGTAACTGATACTAATACTTGTAGTGGCCAATATGCTGTATGGGATGGTTCTCGTTTGCAGTATACAAACGTTGTTATTAATAATACAGGCTTTAATTTCGGGACTTCACCTGATGTCAAAGGTGTAGGTATTTATGCCTCATCACAAATGACAGCTAATAACTTGACCGTAACTAGTAGTGGTTTCCTTGCTACTGATGCTATTAGAACGCAAGGTAATGGCGGCTTAACAGTCAATGGTAAGTTAATTGTAAAAGCTAATGGTATATCAGGTGATGCAATCAACGTAACTATTACCAGTAACTCAACAGTTAATACAGGTGACAACAGCGAGATTTATTCTAAAGCTGGCGTAGCCGTTCGTGCTAATTTATCTAGATCAGGAAACAATTTAATAAATGTAGGCAATAATGCTATTATTCAAACAGAAGGCAAGGGTGCTAATAGTTCAGCAGGAACAGGTTATGCTGTTTATGCAGGAAATCGAGATCGTGAAACAGAAGGAAATCCATCAGGAACGGCTAAAGTAACTATTGGTAGTAATAGCCAAATATCTACTAAAGGTAATAATGCCTATGCTGTTTATGCTAATAAAACAGGCCATATACAATTAGGTAACACTATTATTCAAACAACAGGAACAAATGCTCATGGCATTGTAGCTATGGATGGTTCTGTTACAAATACTAATAATAACAATGTTGTAAATTATGCAGGTGGCAAGGTTGACTTATTGAGTGATACTTCCATTATAGTAGATCCTACTAAAAATAGTCTTTCTATCTATGCGAGTGGAACAGATTCTGTTATTTCCTCCTATAATACAGATACTAGTACACAAACTTCTGGTAAGTTTTATGTAATTGGTGATATGAAAGTTGATAGAGAAGGTAAGATCGACTTGCGTATGACAGATAACTCTTACTTTGAGGGTAATACTTCAATTACTGATACAGGTAGTGTATTAAACCTTAATATAGCTGGTGCTAATAGTACTTGGCAGATGAGTAAAAGCTCACAAGTAACAGACTTATCATTAAGTAACTATGCTAATGTTATCTTAGGTGATCAAGCTACAGCAGTCGATTCTACTAATAAGGTAGTATTAACCGTAGATAATTTAAGTGGTAATGGTCATTTTCAAATGCGCACCAATGTTATTGGTACGGGTTCAGGCGTTAATAATATTGGTGATTTATTAAAGGTTACAGGCACTTCTGCAGGTAATCACCTTATTACAGTTACTGACTATTATAATGGGTCCGCTACCGTAGATAGTACTGAACGTTTAAAATTGGTTGAAACAACAGATGGTAATGCTAAATTTACCTTAAACCATGTAGGCCAGTATGTAGATATAGGTGCTTATAAGTACTATCTAAATCCTGGGGATGTGAGCTATGCTGAAGACACTAATCACTGGCATTTGAGTGCTACAGCTAGAGGGCCAAGCTCATTAACCAATACAGCAGATCATTCAGTTAATGTTTTAAATATTAATTACTTATTGAATTATGCGGAAACGCAAACATTATTGCACCGTATGGGAGAGTTGCGTCAATCTCGAGACAATGATTGGGATTTTTGGATAAGAGGTTTTGCTGGCCGTATGAGCTCATTTAGTGGCAAACTCTCTGGTTTTGATATGGATTATCATGGTTTTCAAGCAGGTTTAGATAGACGTTTTGATGTAGATGGCAATGATCTTTATGCGGGTATTATGGTGGGTACTGCTAAGGCAAAGGCTGATTATGATATAGGTCATGGCGACACTAAAAGTTATCATGTGGGATTTTATGGTACTTATAAAACCCAAAATGATTTTTATATAGATGCCATTGCTAAGTATACCGTGATGAAAAATGACTTTAATACTGAAACTGGCGGTGGTTATCAAGTCAATGGAGATGGTAAAACCAAAGGTTATACCTTAGGCATTGAAACAGGTAAACGTTTTTACTTTAACGGTAAAGTTAAGTCTGGTTGGTATCTTGAGCCACAAGCCCAATTAACCTACTCCCATCAAGATAGTGCCAAAATTCATTCTAGTAATGGCTTAAAAACCAAATTAGATGATTTTGATTCTGTGTTAGGAAGAGCCAGTGCCATTGTTGGCTACAGTATTAATCGAGGTAAAACGCCCATTGATGTTTACTTCAAAACTGGTTATGTAAAAGAGTTTGATGGTAAAACTGGTTATTCATTTAATGGTGTTGCCGCTACTCACGATACCTATAAGTTTGATGGTAGTTGGTGGGATAATGGTGTGGGTATTAATGCTAAAATTAATAAACAGCACAATGTTTATGCAGAAATTGACTATGCCAAAGGTAATAAATTTGATAATAAAAGTATTAAGGTTGGTTATCGTTTAGAGTTTTAAACTACCTATGATTTTAGTAGCCGGAGAATACAAAACTCTTCGGCTTTTTTTTCCATTATATAAAATAATTTATATATTCTTAAAGCTTTAACTTTCTTAGTTAATGAAATTAATCCTTTCTACTTATTGTCTTATACCTTTATAATTCATTATCATTTACTATTGAGTATTTATTAAAATTATTCATATGAGTTATCAAGTTCTTGCTCGCAAGTGGCGGCCGCATAATTTTCATGAAATGGTTGGGCAAACCCATGTATTACGTGCATTGATTAATGCATTAGATACAGGGCGGTTACACCATGCTTATTTATTTACGGGTACTCGTGGTGTTGGTAAAACAACCATTTCTCGTATTCTTACTAAATGCTTAAATTGTGAGCAAGGTGTGAGCTCAACGCCTTGTGGTGTTTGTTCTACTTGTGTTGAAATTGATGAGGGTCGTTTTATAGACCTTATTGAGGTGGATGGAGCAAGCCGCACTAAAGTAGAAGATACCCGAGAATTATTAGAAAATATTCAATATGCACCAACCAGAGGTCGTTTTAAGGTTTACTTAATCGATGAAGTGCATATGTTATCATCTCATAGTTTTAACGCTTTGCTTAAAACCTTGGAAGAGCCACCATCTCATGTAAAGTTTTTACTAGCAACGACTGATCCACAAAAACTGCCTGTGACTATTTTATCACGTTGCTTGCAATTTGCGCTTAAAAATATCCCTGCTGATCGTATTGTAGAACACCTTGCTCATGTATTAGATGTGGAAAAAATTCCTTATGAGAAAGAAGCATTGTGGCTATTAGGTAGATCTGCTCAAGGCTCTATGCGTGATGCAATGAGCCTGACGGATCAAGCCATTGCTTTTGGTGGTGAGAAGGTAAATACAGCTGATGTAAGGGATATGTTGGGCACTCTAGATCAGAATCAAGTCTATGAGCTGTTATTTGCTTTATTAGAGGGTGATGCTAAACAATTATTGGCTATTATTAAGCAGCTAGCAGAGCAAAGCCCTGATTGGTTAGATGTATTAGCAGAGTTATTAAATGTCTTACATCGTATTGCTATTGCGCAAATACTGCCTGATGCGGTTGATGACAGTATAGGTGATAAAGAGCAAATTATAGCCTTAGCGCAAGCGTTACCTGCTGAGGATGTGCAGTTCTATTATCAAGTGGGTTTAGTCGGACGTCGTGATTTACCTTTAGCTACTAGTAGTCAGCAAGGTTTTGAAATGGTCTTATTAAGAATGCTAGCATTCCGTCCTGCTAATGCTGAGCGAGCTCCTATTACTCCATTAAAAAAAATTGAAGCTTCAGCTACAACGGAAACAGTAGAAAAAAAAACACTGAATAATGCAAAGTTAGTTCAGCCAACAGAAGAAATAGTTACTAAGGTTGTGGTAGAACCTGAATTAGAAACTAATATTCAGGAAAGTCTGGTAAC
This portion of the Entomomonas sp. E2T0 genome encodes:
- a CDS encoding autotransporter outer membrane beta-barrel domain-containing protein; translation: MKYSKAVLYSHMCFTLGFGSSAVLADSASCTYNVVTDTNTCSGQYAVWDGSRLQYTNVVINNTGFNFGTSPDVKGVGIYASSQMTANNLTVTSSGFLATDAIRTQGNGGLTVNGKLIVKANGISGDAINVTITSNSTVNTGDNSEIYSKAGVAVRANLSRSGNNLINVGNNAIIQTEGKGANSSAGTGYAVYAGNRDRETEGNPSGTAKVTIGSNSQISTKGNNAYAVYANKTGHIQLGNTIIQTTGTNAHGIVAMDGSVTNTNNNNVVNYAGGKVDLLSDTSIIVDPTKNSLSIYASGTDSVISSYNTDTSTQTSGKFYVIGDMKVDREGKIDLRMTDNSYFEGNTSITDTGSVLNLNIAGANSTWQMSKSSQVTDLSLSNYANVILGDQATAVDSTNKVVLTVDNLSGNGHFQMRTNVIGTGSGVNNIGDLLKVTGTSAGNHLITVTDYYNGSATVDSTERLKLVETTDGNAKFTLNHVGQYVDIGAYKYYLNPGDVSYAEDTNHWHLSATARGPSSLTNTADHSVNVLNINYLLNYAETQTLLHRMGELRQSRDNDWDFWIRGFAGRMSSFSGKLSGFDMDYHGFQAGLDRRFDVDGNDLYAGIMVGTAKAKADYDIGHGDTKSYHVGFYGTYKTQNDFYIDAIAKYTVMKNDFNTETGGGYQVNGDGKTKGYTLGIETGKRFYFNGKVKSGWYLEPQAQLTYSHQDSAKIHSSNGLKTKLDDFDSVLGRASAIVGYSINRGKTPIDVYFKTGYVKEFDGKTGYSFNGVAATHDTYKFDGSWWDNGVGINAKINKQHNVYAEIDYAKGNKFDNKSIKVGYRLEF
- the dnaX gene encoding DNA polymerase III subunit gamma/tau translates to MSYQVLARKWRPHNFHEMVGQTHVLRALINALDTGRLHHAYLFTGTRGVGKTTISRILTKCLNCEQGVSSTPCGVCSTCVEIDEGRFIDLIEVDGASRTKVEDTRELLENIQYAPTRGRFKVYLIDEVHMLSSHSFNALLKTLEEPPSHVKFLLATTDPQKLPVTILSRCLQFALKNIPADRIVEHLAHVLDVEKIPYEKEALWLLGRSAQGSMRDAMSLTDQAIAFGGEKVNTADVRDMLGTLDQNQVYELLFALLEGDAKQLLAIIKQLAEQSPDWLDVLAELLNVLHRIAIAQILPDAVDDSIGDKEQIIALAQALPAEDVQFYYQVGLVGRRDLPLATSSQQGFEMVLLRMLAFRPANAERAPITPLKKIEASATTETVEKKTLNNAKLVQPTEEIVTKVVVEPELETNIQESLVTDEQEITPQKPENTTAEQQEVPEIVQAVTTVNVTEETATSIVTDPALADYQEETVGESEEDYLSVEEYQSFLDQNYVETDVAGTAEKIDLLDSLPAPATGLAAEWIEILPALKLSGITASIAANCTLISKDEQQWTMQLDPTQQALFSDNQKKRISDAINTYLGHNVSLKIIIEKPEQETPAQREQRKKIELQKAAERAILEDPIVQQLVDKFSAKLDEESIKPL